Proteins co-encoded in one Bremerella sp. TYQ1 genomic window:
- a CDS encoding neutral zinc metallopeptidase has product MRWRGRRGSDNVEDRRSSRGPAMAGGGSIVGILLVMLLVWLLGGNPMAILRGLAVQQPPNGGGAPAQINPEEDERAQFVSVVLADTEDVWQEQFREMGKQYHDPTLVMFRGAVQSACGFQQSATGPFYCPLDQQVYIDLSFFDEMEDGLGAGGDFAQAYVIAHEVGHHVQNLLGISEEVHQRRTQVSKEEANELSVRQELQADFLAGVWAHHAQQNWNILEEGDIEEALNAATAIGDDRLQMQSRGFVVPESFTHGSSKQRAKWFYLGLKTGDMDQGDTFSIPFNQL; this is encoded by the coding sequence ATGCGATGGCGAGGGAGACGAGGTAGCGACAATGTGGAAGATCGGCGATCCTCGCGTGGACCTGCGATGGCCGGCGGTGGCAGCATCGTGGGAATCTTACTTGTAATGCTGCTCGTGTGGCTGTTGGGTGGAAACCCGATGGCAATCTTGCGCGGACTTGCCGTCCAGCAACCGCCAAACGGAGGCGGTGCCCCGGCTCAGATCAATCCGGAAGAAGACGAGCGAGCTCAGTTCGTCTCGGTCGTTCTCGCCGACACCGAAGACGTTTGGCAAGAACAGTTCCGCGAAATGGGCAAACAGTATCATGATCCAACGCTCGTCATGTTCCGCGGAGCAGTTCAGTCGGCGTGTGGTTTTCAGCAGTCCGCTACTGGTCCCTTTTATTGTCCTCTCGATCAACAGGTTTACATCGACTTAAGCTTCTTTGACGAAATGGAAGATGGGCTTGGTGCCGGCGGCGACTTCGCCCAAGCGTACGTCATCGCTCACGAGGTAGGCCATCACGTTCAAAACTTGCTCGGCATCAGCGAAGAAGTTCACCAGAGACGCACCCAGGTAAGCAAAGAGGAAGCGAACGAGCTTTCCGTTCGACAGGAACTTCAGGCCGACTTTCTCGCTGGTGTTTGGGCGCATCATGCACAGCAAAACTGGAACATCCTGGAAGAGGGAGACATCGAAGAAGCATTGAACGCCGCCACTGCCATCGGCGATGATCGTTTGCAAATGCAATCGCGCGGCTTTGTTGTGCCAGAGTCCTTTACCCATGGCAGCTCGAAGCAGCGAGCCAAATGGTTTTATCTCGGTTTGAAAACCG